In Pristis pectinata isolate sPriPec2 chromosome 2, sPriPec2.1.pri, whole genome shotgun sequence, the sequence cttctttatactggctatctcccctctgcactctcagtcctgatgcagggttttgacctgaaacattgaccatccttttgcctccaagatgctgcctgacccactgagttccaccagcagcttgttttttttgtttcagatggacagcatttgcagtctcttgcatctccataatTGTTACCAGCCTGATTTCACCCCTGGTAAGCCAACATTGTAACATCTTAATACTTTATTGTCAACTAACTTTCTTTATTGTCAACTATTTCAGTATAAATAAGGATGCAATCCACCAATATGAATATATCTGGGTATATTTATGGAAAAGAAGGAAATAGTTTGGAATCAAAATTAAGCAGTGGAGTTGGGCTCCCACATTTTGTGTGAATTCTTTATCATATCTCTTCACTTGATTTTGTGCTCAGAACTTGGCAGTATTTGATGTTTACAGTAAATATCTCAACATTAAATCTTTGGAAAATATTACTGAGAAATACCAAGCATGATGAAGAGATTATAATGTTCCTATTGGGAATCTTTCCAAAAGTGTCTTTCCAAAGTATGATGTGTTGATAGATTTGGacttatagaaatatttattatatacTAGGTTGTTTCATTTCTTAACACTTGATAGTTCTTTTCATGATTGTTGTGGCAGATGAACATTTTTCACATTAACAGAGTTTTAAGTGGAAAAGTGATTAATTCACTTTCTTTGTTGCCTACTTGTTAACTAACCCAAGCATGCTGCATAATGAACTTCACATAAAATGTTGGCAGTTGTAGAAAACAAAAAActacaaatatttcaaaatgctatttaaaatatattgataTCTTATATATATTCTTTACAAAATCTCAGTTAAACTATTCTGAACTTTTACTTCAGAATGTTGATTCCCATTTCCTGTGAGAATGGTCAGTTTTCATTCACAACTGATACATATATAACACACATATTGCAGTATATACAAAACTTCTCATTGGTTCTGGTTCATTAAACaatcattgtgtgcagttttagtacTACAGTCCTCATCACTTGCATTTTAGAATGTGCAGTTGCTTGTAAAAGCTAAAAATATGAAGACCATTAGTTGTCTTGCATTAATGTCATTTTTAAAGTTGCTGCTTAAATGCTCCATCTATTTCAGGCCAAAATATCTGGACCTAGACATTGGTTTGCTTCTTATCAAACTGTGAAATTACTTTGTTACATTCCTCTCTTGCTTTTATTAATATTCTAGCCACATGTATCTTTAATACATGATGCAGTGCAAATTTTAACTCTCCTTTCTATGCAGGGTTATGATTGCAGTTGTTGCGCAGTTCATATGGACCAACCTATCATTTGTGTTCTTGGATTACAGACCTTTCTCTCCCTAGCTCAGTGAATTAAGGTACAAAATCTATTGTGTTACAAGGAAAAATGTATGAAAATTTGACAAgtgattttacattttaatattggtACAAAGTTCATTGCACATACCAAGCAAATGCATGCCTGCTATAAGTGGTGAGGACCATATTTACTATAGGTTCTAATTTCTACTGCATTAAAACACGCATCTTCTTTTCATGTAGTCAATAGCCTTGTGGAAAAGCAATCAAGGGATTGAATAGTATATCATGGCTAATCCAATCAAAGAAGAAAAGACAATTTAATGGGTGATGTTCTGCAAGAAACTCCCTATACAACACCACTGTGGAAGTATCATCACTacttggactgcagcagttcaagaaagcaactcACCAATACCTTCgcaaaaaagtttttaaaaatgcctttgccagcaatgcccatgtcctgtgaataaataaaagggCCAATCATTCTTTCCTACACCTTCTAGGAGGTTACTGCCAGCGTCCCCCCGTGCAACTATTGTTGCGTCATCTTTTGAATGCTCTGCTCCCTAATGGGAACCTAAATTGTAACTGAATTAGTGAAGTTACCCAGTATAAGTGTCCAAGACCCCATTCACAGATACTCCAATAAAACCAGTCATGTTGAAAGATCCTTGTTCTCCCACATTTATTCTACAAGGCAGATCCAAGgattttctgcctctatcttttAGAATATTttcagtatattaaaaaaaaactttttagcATATTAATCAGACTCTTCAGGGTCTTGGTGACTTGAAATGTCATTTGAAACCCAAATTGATGTTACACTCTTCATGTCCACTCTGATTCAATAACACACATTGCCTAGTCCTCCAGCTCATCatcttctccagcagtttgcagcCTCCAAGGCTGCAAGGGCAGCTGCCACCTCTGCATCCCCAACTCTAGCCTGAATTTCTCTTCAAGCAAGTTCCTGATGAATTCTCCATCAATAGCAGAAGGAGTGCTTTCTAGATCTTTGTGCCCATTTAAAGAATTCATTTTTTCATTAGTAAATGGGTTGGATAAACCTTTGATTTCATCAGGGTCAGTTTCCAAATTGTTTTGAGTTGCTTTATCATTTTCTGCGGATGACAATTTGTCATTGTTTGTGTTGGCAATTTTATGATTGTCTGCTGCTTTCTCTCCTACTGGAACAACAATACTAACTTCTGCAGGACAATGTGTGGAGAGTCCATTGACTGTATGACAATCATCTTCAGATCCTGAGTCATGATGATGTACcagttcatttttatttgtaGCTTTTATGATATTGTATGAGGAACAGTTATTTGTATTGGTGGGGTGTGCAGTAACTCCACTTGATGCTTGATGAACTTGGTTGTTATTCAGCATTCTTGTTGCATCAGTGTTCGTGCCGTCTTTGACATCTTCAACCACCTTATTTTGTACGCATGCTATGTTCTTCTTCGATGCATTACTTTCCCGTATTTCTATTTCTGCATCTTGTTCTTCTAAGTTTATTACTTTGTCCAAAGTTGAAGCAACAATATTGTTGGTTTTGTCCATTTTGTTGTGGAATGTGGTCTCATGTTTAATGTCATTGTTTTTACAATTGATTTCATTTCTCACAGTGGATGGTAGTTCTACAATAGCTGGTCCAAAAATGTACctgaaacaaatataaaaaaCTGTTTCCATTTGTGTGTACTTTTGAAAGGATGAATTGTTTGTTAAGTAAATGTTAACAATGATTATGTGATGGAGTCTATCATTGTATTGTCCTTC encodes:
- the LOC127586118 gene encoding uncharacterized protein LOC127586118 isoform X2, whose translation is MGCRCCRMIKRYIFGPAIVELPSTVRNEINCKNNDIKHETTFHNKMDKTNNIVASTLDKVINLEEQDAEIEIRESNASKKNIACVQNKVVEDVKDGTNTDATRMLNNNQVHQASSGVTAHPTNTNNCSSYNIIKATNKNELVHHHDSGSEDDCHTVNGLSTHCPAEVSIVVPVGEKAADNHKIANTNNDKLSSAENDKATQNNLETDPDEIKGLSNPFTNEKMNSLNGHKDLESTPSAIDGEFIRNLLEEKFRLELGMQRWQLPLQPWRLQTAGEDDELED
- the LOC127586118 gene encoding uncharacterized protein LOC127586118 isoform X1 yields the protein MAYASQDLTTAAQMGCRCCRMIKRYIFGPAIVELPSTVRNEINCKNNDIKHETTFHNKMDKTNNIVASTLDKVINLEEQDAEIEIRESNASKKNIACVQNKVVEDVKDGTNTDATRMLNNNQVHQASSGVTAHPTNTNNCSSYNIIKATNKNELVHHHDSGSEDDCHTVNGLSTHCPAEVSIVVPVGEKAADNHKIANTNNDKLSSAENDKATQNNLETDPDEIKGLSNPFTNEKMNSLNGHKDLESTPSAIDGEFIRNLLEEKFRLELGMQRWQLPLQPWRLQTAGEDDELED
- the LOC127586118 gene encoding uncharacterized protein LOC127586118 isoform X3 — encoded protein: MDKTNNIVASTLDKVINLEEQDAEIEIRESNASKKNIACVQNKVVEDVKDGTNTDATRMLNNNQVHQASSGVTAHPTNTNNCSSYNIIKATNKNELVHHHDSGSEDDCHTVNGLSTHCPAEVSIVVPVGEKAADNHKIANTNNDKLSSAENDKATQNNLETDPDEIKGLSNPFTNEKMNSLNGHKDLESTPSAIDGEFIRNLLEEKFRLELGMQRWQLPLQPWRLQTAGEDDELED